The bacterium genome has a window encoding:
- a CDS encoding cupin domain-containing protein, whose translation MCTSRNKFVLAILVGTSFAYAASSIAPNIHAGSKVVTPGDLKWSESPRAPGVQTAPLVGDPNKPGPYVFRAKYPPNTVNRPHHHPGDEEITVLSGTLYFGDGLMMKPAKMLTLPPRTFIAVPGKSWHFLFTKSEPVELEIHGIGPRANIFAR comes from the coding sequence ATGTGCACATCGCGCAACAAATTCGTACTGGCTATTTTGGTGGGGACCAGCTTCGCGTATGCCGCCAGCTCTATTGCTCCAAATATCCACGCCGGTTCTAAAGTCGTAACACCAGGCGACCTGAAATGGTCGGAAAGTCCCCGTGCGCCGGGCGTACAAACGGCGCCGCTTGTGGGCGACCCGAATAAGCCGGGTCCATATGTTTTCCGCGCAAAGTATCCACCGAATACCGTCAATCGCCCGCATCATCATCCCGGAGACGAGGAGATCACTGTTCTTTCGGGTACGTTGTATTTCGGAGACGGCTTGATGATGAAACCTGCGAAAATGCTTACGTTGCCGCCAAGGACCTTTATCGCCGTGCCTGGAAAGTCATGGCACTTCCTTTTCACCAAATCGGAACCAGTGGAACTTGAGATTCATGGTATCGGACCTAGGGCGAACATTTTCGCAAGATGA